One window of the Mycobacterium haemophilum DSM 44634 genome contains the following:
- a CDS encoding MATE family efflux transporter, whose product MGEQGSCTLPGRRGVAPRRLFGLAVPALGVLAAEPLYLLVDTAVVGHLGGTPLAALAVGGVVLAQLSTQLTFLAYGTTARAARQHGAGQRAGAVAEGVAATWLALAVGLVLVGVGQLFAGPVVRLLAGPGQVADAAVGWLRIALLGVPLILVTMAGNGWMRGVQETARPLRYVLAGNGISAVLCPLLVHVAGMGLTGSAVANVVAQAISAALFLRALAVERVLLRPEPARLRAQLTAGRDLVLRSLAFQACFVSAIAVAARTSAAAVGAHQVVLQLWVFLSLVLDSLAIAAQALVGAALGGRDETSARALARQVTGYGLIFGLLLAAVFCVLYPVLPKVFTSDAAVLGEIPNAWWFFVALQPVAGVVFALDGVLLGAGDAAFLRTATLTAALLGFLPMAWLSLALDWGLMGIWTGLTAFMLIRLATVLGRLRSGRWAVPGMISP is encoded by the coding sequence ATGGGTGAACAAGGCTCTTGTACCTTACCGGGCCGGCGGGGTGTCGCGCCTCGCCGGCTGTTCGGGCTGGCCGTCCCGGCGCTCGGCGTGCTCGCGGCGGAACCGCTGTACCTGCTGGTCGACACCGCGGTCGTCGGCCATCTCGGCGGCACCCCGCTCGCCGCGCTCGCCGTCGGCGGGGTCGTGCTCGCCCAGCTGTCCACCCAGCTGACCTTCCTCGCCTACGGCACCACCGCGCGCGCCGCCCGCCAGCACGGCGCCGGCCAGCGAGCCGGCGCGGTGGCTGAGGGGGTGGCCGCCACCTGGCTCGCGCTGGCCGTCGGGCTCGTGCTGGTCGGGGTCGGGCAGCTGTTCGCGGGGCCGGTGGTCCGGCTGCTCGCCGGGCCGGGGCAGGTCGCCGACGCCGCCGTCGGCTGGCTGCGGATCGCGCTGCTCGGCGTGCCGCTGATCCTCGTCACCATGGCCGGCAACGGCTGGATGCGCGGCGTGCAGGAGACCGCGCGGCCGCTGCGCTACGTGTTGGCCGGCAATGGCATCTCCGCGGTGCTGTGCCCGCTGCTGGTGCACGTCGCCGGCATGGGCCTTACCGGCTCCGCGGTGGCCAACGTGGTCGCCCAGGCGATCTCCGCCGCGCTGTTCCTGCGGGCGCTCGCCGTCGAACGGGTGCTGCTGCGCCCGGAGCCGGCCCGGCTGCGTGCCCAGCTCACCGCCGGGCGGGACCTGGTGCTGCGCAGCCTCGCGTTCCAGGCGTGCTTCGTCTCCGCCATCGCCGTCGCCGCGAGGACCTCCGCAGCCGCGGTCGGCGCGCACCAGGTCGTGCTGCAGCTGTGGGTGTTCCTCTCGCTCGTGCTGGACTCGCTGGCCATCGCGGCGCAGGCGCTGGTCGGCGCGGCGCTCGGCGGCCGCGACGAGACGAGTGCCCGTGCGCTGGCCAGGCAGGTCACCGGCTACGGGCTGATCTTCGGCCTGCTGCTCGCCGCGGTGTTCTGCGTGCTGTACCCTGTGCTGCCCAAGGTGTTCACCTCCGACGCGGCGGTGCTCGGCGAGATTCCCAACGCCTGGTGGTTCTTCGTCGCGTTGCAGCCGGTGGCCGGCGTGGTGTTCGCGCTGGACGGCGTGCTGCTCGGTGCGGGCGACGCGGCGTTCCTGCGCACCGCGACGCTCACCGCGGCCCTGCTCGGCTTCCTGCCGATGGCGTGGCTCTCGCTCGCGCTCGACTGGGGACTGATGGGCATCTGGACAGGGCTCACCGCGTTCATGCTGATCCGGCTGGCCACCGTGCTCGGCCGCCTGCGCTCCGGTCGCTGGGCGGTACCCGGCATGATTTCCCCGTGA
- the dapC gene encoding succinyldiaminopimelate transaminase, translating into MSASLPVFPWDTLADAKAVAATHPDGIVDLSVGTPVDPVAPLIQAALAAASSAAGYPATAGTARLRESAVAALDRRYGITGLTETAVLPVIGTKELIAWLPTLLGLRAGDVVVVPELAYPTYDVGARLAGAQVLRADSLTQLGPQSPALLYLNSPSNPTGRVLGVDHLRKVVGWARNRGVVVVSDECYLGLGWDAEPLSVLHPLVCDGNHAGLLAVHSLSKSSSLAGYRAGFVAGDPGLVAELLAVRKHAGMMVPTPVQAAMVAALEDDAHEHEQRDRYARRRDALLPAVASAGFTVDHSEAGLYLWASRGEPCRDSVVWFAARGILVAPGEFYGTGGCQHVRVALTASDERIAAAVARLS; encoded by the coding sequence GTGTCGGCGTCCCTGCCGGTGTTTCCCTGGGACACCTTGGCCGACGCGAAAGCCGTGGCCGCAACCCATCCCGACGGCATCGTCGACCTGTCCGTTGGCACCCCGGTCGATCCCGTCGCGCCGCTGATCCAAGCGGCTCTTGCTGCCGCGAGCTCCGCAGCGGGATATCCCGCCACCGCCGGCACCGCGCGGCTGCGTGAGTCGGCCGTGGCCGCGTTGGACCGCCGCTACGGCATCACCGGACTCACTGAGACGGCCGTGCTGCCCGTGATCGGCACCAAGGAACTGATCGCCTGGTTGCCGACCCTGCTGGGCCTGCGCGCCGGCGACGTGGTTGTGGTGCCGGAACTGGCGTATCCGACGTATGACGTTGGCGCCCGGCTGGCTGGAGCACAGGTGCTACGCGCGGACTCGCTGACCCAGCTGGGCCCGCAGTCCCCGGCGCTGCTCTACCTCAACTCCCCGAGCAACCCGACCGGTCGAGTACTCGGCGTGGACCACCTGCGCAAGGTGGTGGGATGGGCACGCAATCGTGGTGTCGTGGTGGTTTCTGACGAGTGCTACCTGGGTTTAGGTTGGGACGCCGAGCCGTTATCGGTGCTGCATCCGTTGGTCTGTGACGGCAACCATGCCGGGCTGCTGGCGGTGCACTCGCTGTCAAAGAGCTCGTCGCTGGCCGGGTATCGGGCAGGCTTTGTCGCCGGAGATCCGGGTCTGGTCGCTGAACTACTGGCGGTGCGCAAACACGCCGGGATGATGGTGCCGACGCCGGTGCAGGCGGCCATGGTCGCCGCCCTCGAGGACGACGCTCATGAACACGAGCAGCGAGATCGCTACGCGCGCCGAAGGGATGCGTTGCTGCCCGCGGTCGCATCAGCCGGTTTTACCGTCGACCATTCCGAGGCCGGCTTGTACTTGTGGGCCAGCCGCGGCGAGCCTTGTCGGGACAGCGTCGTGTGGTTCGCTGCGCGTGGAATCCTGGTGGCGCCCGGCGAGTTCTATGGCACCGGTGGTTGTCAGCATGTGCGGGTGGCGCTGACCGCCAGTGACGAGCGGATCGCTGCCGCCGTCGCGCGGCTCAGCTAA
- the fdxA gene encoding ferredoxin: protein MTYTIAEPCVDIKDKACIEECPVDCIYEGARMLYIHPDECVDCGACEPVCPVEAIYYEDDVPEQWSQYTQINADFFVELGSPGGAAKVGMTENDPQVVKDLAPQGEGN, encoded by the coding sequence GTGACGTACACGATCGCCGAACCCTGCGTCGACATCAAGGACAAGGCATGCATTGAGGAATGCCCGGTCGACTGCATCTACGAGGGCGCTCGGATGCTGTACATCCACCCTGACGAATGCGTCGACTGTGGGGCGTGCGAACCGGTCTGCCCTGTCGAAGCGATCTACTACGAAGACGATGTGCCCGAACAGTGGAGCCAGTACACGCAGATCAACGCCGATTTCTTCGTTGAGTTGGGATCGCCCGGTGGCGCGGCGAAGGTCGGTATGACCGAGAACGATCCGCAAGTGGTCAAGGACCTTGCGCCGCAGGGCGAAGGCAACTGA
- a CDS encoding amino acid permease → MTSSAGSSAGKLRIPLSFGDIAKRVLLGKPLITEELRSEKLSNQVALGALSPDAISSTAYGPEQILIELLPHAGLAAFVLLLPVTGVILLILVLVAASYRQVVMAYTRAGGSYIVARENFGPRVAQVAAAALLIDYVVTVAVQSAAGTVAVVSAIPVLGPYSLEITVGVVLLICYANLRGLRDAGMPFAVATYAFIFMIALTIMVGVIREIVGELPTYDPHQLAGTVPVQQGSGLVMGATILTLLRAFANGGSSLTGVEAISNTVDVFRKPQGPNACRVLTVMAAVLGFLLAGVAYLAFVTHATPYVDEYPSVLSQVARAVFGNGVIGTILFILVQAASAAILFTGANTSFNGFPALASFVAEDRFLPRQLMKRGHRLVFSNGIIALTALSVALLVTTGGSVNALVPFYAIGVFTGFSMAGYGMTKHHLTHREPGWRHRLAINLSAGILSTIVVGIFAVAKFTEGAWLVVVVFPVLVFVLMRLNREYRAEAAILETFRTDRPELVKYARHRVFVLVNSVDLAVIEALRYGKGLRADDLIAVHFMVDETYAAQLRKRWDHYELDTRLRVVDCPDRRINRAAQLLVAKARDEHPDTNVTVLLPRRTYAPLLGRLLHDRTADKIARAISLIPDAAATIVPYDVQSRIQEAYPERFEQRVARELGKVEAWVSQGEDRDIDAYEHPAPAERPSSVVNVAGLVPGQRATVEGRVRQVEDISQRRRTLRWIVVGDSTGEISVTFHPGRGGADIQPGQLLRITGKARQSGNRPISMIDPAYHVMEEPVENRQSGETR, encoded by the coding sequence GTGACATCTTCGGCTGGTAGTTCGGCTGGCAAGCTGCGCATCCCGCTGTCGTTTGGTGACATAGCCAAGCGTGTCTTGCTGGGCAAGCCACTGATCACCGAGGAACTGCGATCCGAGAAATTATCGAACCAGGTTGCGCTGGGGGCACTTTCACCAGATGCGATTTCGTCGACCGCTTACGGTCCTGAGCAGATCCTGATCGAATTGCTGCCGCATGCCGGGTTGGCGGCGTTCGTCTTGTTACTTCCCGTCACCGGTGTCATCTTGCTGATTCTGGTGCTGGTGGCCGCGTCGTATCGGCAGGTCGTCATGGCTTACACCCGAGCGGGTGGGTCCTATATCGTCGCGCGGGAAAACTTCGGGCCCCGAGTGGCGCAGGTCGCCGCGGCCGCTCTGCTGATCGACTATGTGGTCACGGTGGCGGTGCAGTCGGCGGCTGGGACGGTTGCGGTGGTGTCGGCGATCCCCGTGTTGGGCCCGTACAGCCTGGAGATCACCGTCGGTGTGGTGCTGCTGATCTGCTACGCGAACCTGCGTGGCCTCCGCGACGCTGGGATGCCGTTCGCGGTGGCGACCTATGCGTTCATCTTCATGATCGCCTTGACAATCATGGTCGGTGTCATCCGCGAAATAGTCGGGGAATTACCGACATACGATCCGCATCAGCTGGCCGGAACGGTGCCGGTGCAGCAGGGGAGCGGGCTGGTGATGGGCGCGACGATCCTGACCTTGTTGCGTGCGTTCGCCAACGGGGGTTCGTCACTGACCGGTGTTGAGGCGATCTCCAATACGGTCGACGTCTTCCGAAAACCGCAGGGCCCCAACGCGTGCCGCGTGCTTACTGTCATGGCAGCGGTTCTTGGATTCTTGCTGGCTGGTGTTGCGTACCTGGCGTTTGTGACCCACGCAACGCCGTATGTCGATGAATATCCGTCAGTCTTGTCGCAGGTTGCCCGCGCGGTCTTCGGTAACGGGGTAATCGGCACCATCCTCTTTATCCTCGTTCAGGCGGCATCGGCTGCCATCTTGTTCACTGGTGCCAACACCAGTTTCAACGGATTCCCGGCGCTGGCCAGCTTTGTGGCCGAAGACCGCTTCCTGCCGCGGCAGCTGATGAAACGCGGTCACCGCCTAGTGTTTTCGAACGGCATCATCGCGCTCACTGCGCTGTCGGTGGCATTGCTGGTGACGACCGGCGGCTCGGTCAACGCGCTGGTCCCGTTTTACGCGATCGGCGTGTTCACCGGATTCTCGATGGCCGGCTACGGGATGACCAAACATCATCTGACTCACCGGGAACCCGGTTGGCGACACCGACTGGCGATCAACCTTTCCGCGGGGATCCTGTCCACGATCGTTGTGGGGATCTTCGCGGTGGCGAAGTTCACCGAAGGCGCGTGGCTGGTGGTCGTGGTCTTCCCGGTGCTGGTGTTTGTGCTGATGCGACTCAACCGGGAATATCGAGCCGAGGCCGCCATTCTCGAGACGTTTCGTACCGACCGGCCCGAGTTGGTGAAGTACGCGCGACACCGGGTGTTTGTCCTGGTGAACTCGGTTGACCTCGCGGTGATCGAAGCGCTGCGGTACGGCAAAGGATTGCGGGCCGACGATCTCATCGCGGTGCATTTCATGGTCGACGAGACCTACGCCGCGCAGTTGCGAAAGCGTTGGGATCACTACGAACTCGACACCCGGCTGCGGGTGGTGGACTGTCCAGACCGGCGGATCAACCGGGCCGCGCAGCTGCTGGTCGCCAAGGCGCGCGACGAACATCCCGATACCAACGTGACGGTGTTGTTGCCACGTCGCACCTATGCGCCGCTGCTGGGGCGGCTGCTCCATGACCGCACCGCCGACAAGATCGCGCGGGCCATCAGCCTGATCCCGGACGCCGCGGCGACCATCGTGCCTTATGACGTGCAGTCCCGGATCCAGGAGGCCTACCCCGAACGGTTTGAGCAGCGGGTCGCGCGCGAACTCGGCAAGGTCGAAGCCTGGGTGTCACAGGGCGAGGACCGCGACATCGACGCCTACGAGCACCCGGCACCCGCCGAGCGGCCGTCGTCAGTGGTCAACGTGGCCGGCTTGGTACCCGGACAACGCGCCACCGTCGAAGGACGGGTCCGTCAAGTCGAGGACATCAGTCAACGCAGACGCACGCTTCGGTGGATCGTCGTCGGCGACAGCACCGGCGAGATCAGCGTGACGTTCCATCCTGGGCGTGGGGGTGCCGACATCCAGCCCGGTCAGCTGTTGCGGATCACCGGCAAAGCCCGCCAGAGCGGTAACCGACCCATATCGATGATCGACCCGGCGTATCACGTGATGGAGGAGCCAGTGGAGAACAGGCAAAGCGGGGAAACACGGTGA
- a CDS encoding alpha/beta hydrolase — translation MLGFAVTANGYRPLTRHGYGSAYAFGYGLLASELPAQVFGVQLAALTAVSRRLPVRIRRFSWLVSALSWLGLLGLRRIGHRANEPLTAALDAGLGPGRRTDVGDLWTPPAPGGATAKKPGVARMLRIYRDYAHDADVSYGQCGSRNHLDIWRRPDLDRGGRAPVLLQVPGGAWMVGNKRGQAHPLMSHLAELGWVCVAINYRLSPRSTWPDQIVDVKRAIAWTKEHIASYGGDPDWIAITGGSAGGHLSSLAALTPNDPRFQPGFEKADTRVQAAVPFYGVYDFTGPINSMHPMMLPLVQKYVFKCKRSDHPHDFRVASPIAHIGQDAPAFFVLHGSNDSLVPVEQARSFTARLREVSRQPVVYAELPCAQHAFDIFGSARAAHAAVAVEQFLAEIYASRQAVA, via the coding sequence ATGCTGGGGTTCGCGGTCACCGCTAATGGTTACCGGCCGTTGACGAGGCATGGTTACGGCTCGGCGTACGCGTTCGGCTACGGCTTGCTCGCCTCGGAGCTTCCCGCTCAGGTGTTCGGTGTCCAGCTAGCGGCGCTGACGGCGGTGTCGCGCCGGCTGCCAGTGCGGATACGTCGATTCAGCTGGCTGGTATCGGCACTGTCTTGGCTGGGGCTCTTGGGTCTGCGCCGCATCGGGCACCGGGCCAACGAGCCGTTGACCGCGGCACTGGACGCGGGGTTGGGCCCCGGCCGTCGCACCGACGTGGGCGACTTGTGGACGCCGCCCGCGCCCGGGGGCGCCACCGCGAAGAAACCCGGCGTTGCGCGGATGCTACGGATCTACCGTGACTACGCGCACGACGCCGACGTCAGTTACGGGCAGTGCGGCTCCAGGAACCATCTCGACATCTGGCGACGTCCCGACCTGGACCGCGGCGGACGGGCTCCGGTGCTGCTGCAGGTTCCCGGGGGTGCCTGGATGGTCGGAAACAAACGTGGACAGGCACATCCGCTGATGAGTCATTTGGCCGAGCTGGGTTGGGTTTGCGTGGCGATCAACTACCGGCTCAGCCCACGCTCCACCTGGCCCGATCAGATCGTCGACGTCAAGCGCGCGATCGCGTGGACAAAGGAGCACATCGCCTCCTACGGCGGTGACCCGGACTGGATTGCGATCACCGGTGGCTCGGCCGGCGGGCATCTTTCTTCACTTGCCGCGCTAACCCCCAACGATCCACGGTTTCAGCCGGGCTTCGAGAAGGCCGACACCCGGGTGCAAGCGGCTGTTCCGTTCTACGGTGTTTATGACTTCACTGGCCCGATCAACTCGATGCATCCGATGATGCTGCCGCTGGTGCAGAAGTACGTGTTCAAGTGCAAGCGCAGCGACCATCCGCACGATTTTCGCGTCGCGTCGCCGATCGCGCACATCGGTCAAGACGCACCGGCGTTTTTCGTGCTACACGGCAGCAACGACTCGTTGGTCCCGGTCGAACAGGCGCGCAGCTTCACCGCGCGACTACGCGAGGTTAGCCGCCAGCCCGTCGTCTATGCCGAATTGCCTTGCGCGCAGCATGCTTTCGACATCTTCGGGTCGGCCCGGGCGGCGCATGCCGCGGTGGCCGTCGAGCAGTTTCTTGCCGAGATATATGCCTCGCGTCAGGCCGTCGCGTAG
- a CDS encoding hemophore-related protein, with product MVRSLAKLAATLGGVALALAAAAGIASADPLDGVINTSCNYGQVVAALNATDPGAAAQLNASPIAQSYLHQFLAAPPPRRAQMAAQLQVMPGAGQYLGLVESVAGTCNNY from the coding sequence ATGGTTAGGTCTTTGGCCAAATTGGCTGCCACCCTGGGCGGTGTGGCGCTGGCGCTGGCCGCTGCGGCCGGGATCGCATCCGCAGATCCACTGGATGGGGTCATCAACACGAGCTGCAATTACGGGCAAGTGGTGGCAGCGCTCAACGCGACGGATCCGGGTGCTGCGGCGCAATTGAACGCATCGCCGATCGCGCAGTCTTATTTGCACCAGTTCCTCGCCGCTCCGCCACCGAGACGCGCACAGATGGCCGCGCAGTTGCAGGTAATGCCCGGGGCTGGGCAGTACCTCGGCCTGGTCGAGTCGGTTGCCGGCACCTGCAACAACTACTGA
- a CDS encoding NADPH-dependent 2,4-dienoyl-CoA reductase, which produces MTSSYPNLLSPLDLGFTTLRNRVVMGSMHTGLEDRARHIDRLAEYFAERARGGVGLIITGGYAPNRTGWLLPFASEMVSAPQARRHRRVTGAVHESGAKILLQILHAGRYAYHPLSVSASSIKAPINPFRPRALSPRGVEATITDFTRCAQLAREAGYDGVEIMGSEGYLLNQFLAPRTNKRTDSWGGTPANRRRLPVEIVRRIRAAVGSDFIICYRMSMADYVEGGQSWDEIVALATEVQAAGATIINSGFGWHEARVPTIVTSVPSGAFVDISDAVAQHVSIPVVASNRINMPQAAEQILAKTRVQLISMARPLLSDPEWVHKSATDRSEEINTCIACNQACLDHAFAKKMVSCLLNPRAGRETQLVLSPTRRARSVAVVGAGPAGLAAAVNAAQRGHQVTLFEANDFIGGQFDLARRIPGKEEFNETIRYFTTMLDKHGVVVRLGTRVTADELTGYDDVVLATGVVPRIPTIPGIDHPMVLTYAEAITGVKPIGKTVAVVGAGGVGFDVSEFLVTDASPTHEPKDLKKWKAEWGAADPPEARGALTAPLPAPAAREVFLLQRSTGPQGKGLGRTSGWVHRASLKAKGVHQLCGVNYERISDDGLHISFGANRQRPRLLAVDNVVLCAGQEPVRDLENALRAAGIDPHIIGGAAFAAELDAKRAIKQGTELAARL; this is translated from the coding sequence ATGACGAGTTCATACCCAAACCTGTTGTCCCCGTTGGACCTTGGCTTTACCACGTTGCGCAATCGGGTGGTCATGGGTTCGATGCATACCGGACTGGAAGACCGAGCTCGCCATATCGATCGGCTCGCCGAATACTTCGCCGAACGCGCACGCGGAGGGGTCGGGCTGATCATTACGGGTGGCTACGCACCGAACCGCACCGGCTGGCTGCTGCCGTTCGCCTCGGAAATGGTTTCCGCCCCGCAAGCCCGCCGGCATCGTCGTGTCACCGGGGCCGTCCACGAATCGGGCGCCAAGATCCTGCTGCAGATCCTGCACGCGGGACGTTATGCGTACCACCCACTTTCGGTCAGCGCGTCGTCAATCAAGGCGCCGATCAACCCGTTCCGGCCGCGAGCGCTGTCGCCCCGGGGCGTCGAAGCAACGATCACCGATTTCACCCGCTGCGCGCAACTGGCTCGCGAGGCCGGCTACGACGGAGTCGAAATCATGGGCAGTGAGGGATACCTGCTCAACCAGTTCCTGGCACCGCGCACCAACAAACGCACCGATTCCTGGGGTGGCACACCGGCCAACCGCCGCCGGCTCCCGGTCGAGATCGTGCGCCGCATCCGCGCCGCCGTCGGATCCGATTTCATTATCTGTTACCGGATGTCGATGGCCGACTACGTCGAGGGCGGCCAAAGCTGGGACGAGATCGTCGCGTTGGCGACCGAGGTGCAGGCCGCGGGCGCGACCATCATCAACTCCGGCTTCGGTTGGCATGAGGCCCGGGTACCGACGATCGTCACCTCGGTGCCGAGCGGCGCCTTCGTCGACATCAGCGACGCTGTCGCCCAACACGTCAGCATCCCCGTGGTGGCGTCCAATCGGATTAACATGCCGCAAGCCGCCGAACAGATCCTGGCCAAGACCCGGGTGCAGCTGATATCGATGGCCCGACCGCTGCTGAGCGACCCGGAGTGGGTGCACAAGAGCGCGACGGACCGTTCCGAGGAGATCAATACCTGCATCGCCTGCAATCAAGCCTGCCTCGACCACGCATTCGCAAAGAAGATGGTGTCGTGCCTGCTCAACCCGCGGGCCGGGCGCGAGACGCAGCTGGTGTTGTCCCCGACCCGGCGCGCCCGCTCAGTGGCCGTCGTCGGGGCCGGTCCGGCCGGACTGGCCGCAGCCGTCAACGCCGCCCAGCGGGGCCACCAGGTGACCCTGTTTGAAGCCAATGATTTCATCGGCGGCCAGTTCGACTTGGCCCGCCGCATTCCCGGCAAAGAGGAATTTAACGAGACCATCCGGTACTTCACCACGATGCTGGACAAACACGGCGTCGTGGTGCGGCTGGGCACCCGAGTCACGGCCGACGAGTTGACCGGCTACGACGACGTTGTGCTGGCCACCGGTGTGGTGCCGCGAATTCCCACCATCCCAGGCATCGATCACCCGATGGTGCTGACGTACGCCGAGGCGATCACCGGCGTCAAGCCGATCGGGAAAACCGTGGCGGTTGTCGGCGCCGGCGGCGTCGGCTTCGACGTCAGTGAATTCCTGGTCACCGACGCTTCGCCGACGCATGAACCAAAGGACCTGAAAAAATGGAAGGCCGAATGGGGCGCCGCGGATCCACCAGAAGCACGCGGTGCACTGACCGCTCCGCTGCCGGCGCCGGCTGCGCGTGAGGTGTTTTTGCTGCAGCGCAGCACGGGCCCGCAGGGCAAAGGGCTGGGCCGGACGTCCGGGTGGGTGCACCGGGCGTCGTTGAAGGCCAAAGGGGTGCACCAACTCTGCGGGGTGAATTACGAGCGGATCAGCGACGACGGGCTGCACATTAGTTTCGGAGCGAACCGACAGCGCCCACGACTGCTCGCGGTTGACAATGTGGTGCTCTGTGCGGGCCAGGAGCCGGTCCGCGATCTGGAGAATGCGCTACGAGCTGCGGGTATTGACCCACACATCATCGGCGGGGCGGCCTTTGCCGCGGAGCTGGACGCAAAGCGCGCCATCAAGCAGGGCACCGAGCTGGCGGCCCGGCTCTAG